GGCCATGATGGGAGGGCTGCCGCTGGAAACGGTGATGGAACAGGCACGGGCGGGCGAAATTTCCACCCTGATCATTGCGGAAAATGACCTGACCCGCCACCTCTGCCCATCGGATGTAGCGGCACTGGTAGCGGCAGTTCCCGATATTGTCGTGATCGACCATACCGCAACACCGCTATGCGAGCAGGCCAGTCTTGTGCTGCCCGCCAGTGCCTTCAGCGAATGCAGCGGCACGCTGGTCAGCCAGGAAGGCCGGGCGCAACGCTTTTTTCAGGCGGTTTTTCCTCCAGCCCCCATCCAGACCGGCTGGCGCTGGATGCAGGCGCTGGCCCGCAGCCTTGACCCGTCCACGCTCCATATAACGGGGCTGACTGGCTGGCGGGATCTCGATGATGTCCTTGCTGCACTCGGGGAGGCATTCCCCCCTCTTGCCCCTGCGGCACAGGCCGCACCGGGGGCGGATTACCGTATGGATGGCCAGAAACTGCGCAGCCAGACCTACCGCGCCAGCGGGCGGACCGTCATCCGTTCCTTCATTAACGTGCGCGACCAGCCACCACCCCTCAGCCCGGACACCCCGTTCAGCAGTTCCATGGAAGGGGCCTTTGGGCCGGACATGCCTGGCCCGCTGGTTTCGGGCTATCAGGCGCCCGGATGGAACTCGGTTCAGGCGCTCAACCGTTTCCAGCATGAAATCGGCGGCCCGCTGCGTGGGGGCGCAGTTGGCATCCGCCTGTTACCCTGCGCCAGCCGTGATGACACAAACCCGCCGCCCTATGCCTGCGTCACGGATATTCCCGCCCCCTATGCGGCACGGGTGGATAGCGTTCTGGTGCTGCCCGATACGCGTCTGTTTGGCAGTGAGGAACTGAGCCTGCTCTCTCCGCCCGTCATGGCGCGCGCAACCGCGCCAGCGCTGGGCCTGCCTGCCAGCATGGCGACGTCAGGCCGCATGGTGCTGCATCTGGATGACGGACCACACGTTCTGCCCGTGGAACCCGTGCCCGGATTGCCCGCGGGCCTTGCCCTGTGCCCGGCGCACATGGTGGCACGCGCGTTGCATTTCCCCCGCATGGCCCGGCTGGACATGGTGCCCGATGAGGGAGAGCGGTCATGACATATGCAGCCATTTTCACCATCATTCTCACGCCAGTTATCATTCTTGGGCTCGCCACCGTGCTGACATGGGTCGAACGCCGCCTGCTGGGGTTGTGGCAGGACCGGTATGGCCCCAACCGTGTGGGGCCGGGCGGCATGTTCCAGGCCGTGGCGGATGGCACCAAGATCCTGTTCAAGCAGGACTGGATACCCCCTTTTGCCGATCGGAGCATATTTGTCGCGGCACCTGCCATCGGCATGATGACGGTCCTGCTGTCCTTTGCCGTCATTCCGGTCACGATGGGCATGGGCATTGCGGGCGACATGAATGTCGGGCTGCTGTTCGTTCTCGGCATGATGGGGCTCGGAGTCTATGCGGTGGTGCTGGCCGGGTGGTCATCCAACAGCAAGTATGCGCTGCTGGGTGGCATGCGGGCGGCAGCGCAGATGATCAGCTATGAAGTCTTCATGGGACTTTCCCTGCTGGGCGTGGTCATGATGGCCGGGTCGTTCAACCTGCGCGCCATCGTGGCAGCACAGGCGGGGCTGTGGTTCATCATTCCGCAATGTCTGGGCTTTGGCGTGTTCATGCTGGCCGGTATTGCGGAAACACACCGCCTGCCCTTTGACCTGCCCGAAGGGGAAAACGAACTCGGCGCGGGGTTCCATACCGAATATTCGGGCATGAAGTTCGGCATGTTCTTCATTGCCGAATATGCCGGCATCGTTCTGGTCTCAAGCCTTGTTACCACGCTTTACCTTGGTGGCTGGCGCGGGCCGTTCCTGCCCCCTGCCATGTGGTTCACGCTCAAGACCGGGGTCATGGTGATATTTTTCATTCTGCTGCGTGCAGGCCTGCCCCGCCCGCGTTACGACCAGTTGATGGCGCTGGGCTGGAAGGTCCTGCTGCCGCTTTCCCTGTTCAATGTCATGGCAACCGGAACCATCCTCATGCTGCGCGCGTCTTGATGACACGCCTGATGCAAAGGCATCTCCCATGCTTGATACCCTGCGCACCCTGTTCCTGACGGCGCTGCATGCTTTCCACCGGCGTGCGACCGTGCAGTATCCCGAACAGCAGCCCTACCTGCCGCCACGCTATCGCGGGCGGATCATCCTGTCACGCGAGCCCGATGGGGCGGAGCGGTGTGTTGCGTGCAACCTGTGCGCCGTAGCCTGCCCGGTGGACTGCATAAGCCTGCAGAAAACCGAAGCCGACGGGCGGTGGTACCCGGAATATTTCCGCATCAACTTCTCACGCTGCATTTTCTGCGGTTTTTGCGAGGAAGCCTGCCCCACCTATGCCATACAGCTCACGCCCGATTTTGAAATGAGCGAATACGCGCGCCCCAACCTCGTTTATGAAAAGGAAGACCTGCTGATAAGCGGGACCGGCAAATATCCCGATTACAGTTTCTACCATGTTGCAGGCATTCCCGTTCCCGGCAAGCCGCGTGGCGCGTCCGAACACGAACGCCCGCCGGTCGATCTCCACTCCCTGCTGCCGTAACCCCCATGCATACCCTGGCCCTTCTCGCCGCTGGCGTGGCCCTTGTGGGGGCGATCATGGTCATTACCCGGCGGGTTGCCGTGCATGCGGTGCTGTACCTGGTCGTGACGCTGCTCGCGCTGGCGGCGGTGCTGGTCATGCTGGGGGCGTCCTTCGCCGCAATGCTGGAGATCATCATCTATGCCGGCGCGATCATGGTGCTGTTTGTATTCGTGATCATGATGCTCAACCTGGGCCAGACAGACAGCGCGCGTGAAAAGCAATGGCTGCGCCCGCGCGCATGGTGCGGACCGGGAATTCTGGCCACCATCGTGTGTGCGGAACTGCTTTATTGCCTCAGCCCGCTATCCGGGCCTGAGCCCGCTCTCACACCCGTTACGGCGCATGATGTGGGGCTGAGCCTGTTCGGTCGTTACGTGCTGGTGGTCGAACTGGTGTCGTTCCTGCTGCTGGCCGGTCTGGTCTCGGCCTTTTACATCGGGCGCAACCGGGCGGGAGGGCACTGACATGCCTGTCTTTTCCTTCAACGATACCCTGCTGCTGGCCACAGCCCTGTTTTCGGTCGGGCTGGCAGGCGTTCTGGTCCGGCGCAACATGGTGTTCATGCTGATGTCGCTGGACATCATGCTCAATGCCACAGCCCTCGTATTCGTGGGCGCAGGCGCGCGGTGGCATGATGCGACAGGACAGGTGATGTTCGTGCTGATCCTGGCCCTCGCCGCGGTGGAAACGGCGGTGGGGCTTGCCATCATCGTGTGCCTGCATGGCCGGGGGCGCCCCACTCTGGATGCCGATACTGGCAACCTTATGGAGGGATAGGACCATGGCACCCTTCCTGATCTCCCTCCTTATCCTCTGTCCGCTTGCTGCGTCCCTGCTTGCATTCATGTCGGCCCGGCGCATGGGCGCGCGCGGTATCGGGCTGGTTGCCTGCACCGGGGTGGGAAGTTCCGCCGTCGTCAGCATCATCCTGTCCGTCATGCTCCTGTCCGGGCCGGTGACAGGCGTATTGCAGGTGACGCTGTGGCCATGGATGCATATGCCCGGATTTTCAGCGGATATCGCCTTCATGCTGGACCGGGTTTCCATGATCATGATCCTGATCGTCACGGTCGTGGGATTGCTGATCCATATCTATGCTGCCCGTTACATGCGCGACGACCCCGGAATTGCACGCTTTTTTGGCTGCATGACCCTGTTCGTGGCGTTCATGCTGGTGGTGGTGCTTGCATCCGACCTGCTGTGCCTGTTTATCGGGTGGGAAGGCGTGGGGCTGTGCTCCTATCTGCTCATCGGGTTCTGGTATGACGATGCTGCCAATACCGCCGCCGCCCGCAAGGCCTTTTACATGACACGCATGGGAGATGTGGCATTGCTGTGCGGCCTGCTGCTGCTGGCAACCGCAACGGGGGGTTCCCTGCGCATCGGAACCGTGCTGGTGGCAGTTGCGAACGGGCAGCTTGCCCCGTCTGGCGTCAACATGGCGGCACTTTTCATACTGGTGGCGGCTCTTGCCAAATCGGCGCAGATCCCTTTCCAGACATGGCTGCCAGATGCCATGGCAGGGCCGACACCAACCTCCGCCCTGATCCATGCCGCCACGATGGTGACGGCCGGTATCTATCTGATCGCACGGCTGCATGATCTGTTTGCCATGGCGGTACCCGTCATGGCGCTGACGGCCGTGCTCGGGGCGCTGACACTGCTCATGGGGGCATGCACGGCGCTGGTGCAGTCCGATCTCAAGCGTATCCTTGCCTGGTCCACGATCAGCCAGCTTGGTTACATGTTTCTTGCCCTTGGGTGCGGGGCATGGCAGGCGGCGCTGTTTCATCTGATGACCCATGCCTTCTTCAAGGCGCTGCTTTTCCTGACGGCGGGCGCCATCATCATGCGCGCCCATCATGAACAGGATATTTTCCGTCTCGGCGGCCTGCGCCACACCATGCCGGGACTGACCACAGCCTTTGTTGCAGGCGCATCCTCGCTGGCTGGTCTGCCACTGGTCACGGCCGGGTTCTACAGCAAGGAAATGATCCTGTCGGGTGTATGGCCCGCCCATTTCAACCTGACGCATGGATGGACCCTGAGCGGGCCCCCATTATGGGGGATGGCCCTGCTGGGGGCCTTCCTGACCGCGCTTTATATTTTCCGCTGCGTATTCATCGTCTTTTGCGGGAAAGCGGGAACCGGGACTGCGGGCCGGACATCACGTCTCATGAGCATTCCGCTGGGCTGTCTCTGCGTTCTCTCCCTGTGCGGCGGCGTTATTGAAATGCCCGATACACTGCCTTCCCTGCACCTGTTGCGTGCCCTGCTGGATCCGACAGCAGTGCTGTCGCATGCGCATCAGCCTGGCTGGCTTGTGCTGGCAGGCGCAGGGGTGCCGCTTGCCGGGCTTGGGGTTGCATGGGTGTTGTGGGGGCGTTCTTCGCCTGTCATGCGCGAAATACCCGGGCAGGCACCCGTTATCCGTCCTGGCCGCACGGGCCGGGGCATGGATGCGCTGTATCACTATGTGTTCGTGCAGCCCTTTTGCCTGCTGGCATGGCTGACGCGGCTTGATATCCTCAATCATGCCGTTACCGGAACAGGGCTGTTAATACAGGCGGCCAGCGCCCGAATGTTCAGGGTACGGGCCGATTTTCTGGGCATGCTGGCCATACAGGCAACCCGCCTGATCAGATGGGCGGGTCATCTGCCGGGGCTGCTCCACAATGGCCGCGTGCGATGGTATGCGGCATGGATCGCAGGCGGCCTGTGCGCGGGTCTTGCCATGGCGGTGCTGTCATGAACCCCCTGCCCGCCCTTGTACTGCTGCCTCTCATGGGTGGGGTTCTGGCCTGGGTGGCCGGGCGCATGCGGCACCCTGTCAACCCCTCCACGCACCATGCATCATGGTGGGTGGTGCTTGCGACCCTGAGCGTGGAAACACTGATACTCGTCATGGTCACATTCGCCCATCGTGCCCATGCGGGGCCATGGCTGGAGCATTTTTCCATGCCATGGATCCCGGCCATGGGCATTGCGGTCAGGCTGGACATGGACGGTCTTTCCCTATCGCTGATCTGGCTTTCGCTTATCCTGTGCTTTGTGTGCCTGTTCCTTGCCACACGTCAGGTCACGGCCCATGTCGGGGCATTCCATTTCCTGTTCCTTGCAACCCTTGCGGGCATTATCGGAACCTTCCTGGCGACCGACCTGTTTGTGTTCTTCTTTTTCTGGGAACTGATGCTGGTGCCGATGTTCGTGCTGATTGCCGCATGGGGGCATGAGGACAGGCAGCGCGCCGCCATGAAGTTTTTCATGTTCACGCAGGGCAGCGGACTGCTCATGCTGCTTTCCATACTGGGTCTGGTCATTGCGCATGACCGGCAGACCGGCGTGCTGACATTCGACATCTTCGCGCTGGCCCGGACTCCGCTCTCTCCTGCCCTTTCCATGCTGCTCATGCTGGGGTTCTTCACCGCCTTCGCCGTCAAGCTCCCGGTCGTGCCGGTGCATGTCTGGCTGCCCGATGCCCACACGCAGGCACCCACGGCAGCCAGCGTGCTGCTTGCGGGTATCCTGCTCAAGACCGGGGGGTATGGCATGATCCGCTTCAATGTCATGCTGTTTCCCGATGCAGCCAGCCATTTCGCGCCCATTGCCATGGGGCTTGGCGTTGCCGGCATCCTGTACGGGGCGTGGCTGTCATGTGCGCAGGATGATGTCAAACGCCTGATCGCCTACAGCAGCATCAGCCATATGGGCTTCGTGCTGCTTGGCATCTTTAGCGGTTCAGCCATGGGCATGCAGGGAGCGATCATGCAGATGCTGGCCCACGGATTGGGCACGGCAGCCCTTTTTGTGATTGCAGGCGCCATTCAGGACCGGCTGCATACACGCGACATGAATCGGATTGGCGGGTTGTGGGCAGCCATGCCGCGCCTGTCCGGCACGGGACTGTTCTTTGCCGTGGCATCACTTGGCA
This is a stretch of genomic DNA from Komagataeibacter xylinus. It encodes these proteins:
- the nuoH gene encoding NADH-quinone oxidoreductase subunit NuoH is translated as MTYAAIFTIILTPVIILGLATVLTWVERRLLGLWQDRYGPNRVGPGGMFQAVADGTKILFKQDWIPPFADRSIFVAAPAIGMMTVLLSFAVIPVTMGMGIAGDMNVGLLFVLGMMGLGVYAVVLAGWSSNSKYALLGGMRAAAQMISYEVFMGLSLLGVVMMAGSFNLRAIVAAQAGLWFIIPQCLGFGVFMLAGIAETHRLPFDLPEGENELGAGFHTEYSGMKFGMFFIAEYAGIVLVSSLVTTLYLGGWRGPFLPPAMWFTLKTGVMVIFFILLRAGLPRPRYDQLMALGWKVLLPLSLFNVMATGTILMLRAS
- the nuoI gene encoding NADH-quinone oxidoreductase subunit NuoI; translated protein: MLDTLRTLFLTALHAFHRRATVQYPEQQPYLPPRYRGRIILSREPDGAERCVACNLCAVACPVDCISLQKTEADGRWYPEYFRINFSRCIFCGFCEEACPTYAIQLTPDFEMSEYARPNLVYEKEDLLISGTGKYPDYSFYHVAGIPVPGKPRGASEHERPPVDLHSLLP
- the nuoJ gene encoding NADH-quinone oxidoreductase subunit J; amino-acid sequence: MHTLALLAAGVALVGAIMVITRRVAVHAVLYLVVTLLALAAVLVMLGASFAAMLEIIIYAGAIMVLFVFVIMMLNLGQTDSAREKQWLRPRAWCGPGILATIVCAELLYCLSPLSGPEPALTPVTAHDVGLSLFGRYVLVVELVSFLLLAGLVSAFYIGRNRAGGH
- the nuoK gene encoding NADH-quinone oxidoreductase subunit NuoK, giving the protein MPVFSFNDTLLLATALFSVGLAGVLVRRNMVFMLMSLDIMLNATALVFVGAGARWHDATGQVMFVLILALAAVETAVGLAIIVCLHGRGRPTLDADTGNLMEG
- the nuoL gene encoding NADH-quinone oxidoreductase subunit L, which produces MAPFLISLLILCPLAASLLAFMSARRMGARGIGLVACTGVGSSAVVSIILSVMLLSGPVTGVLQVTLWPWMHMPGFSADIAFMLDRVSMIMILIVTVVGLLIHIYAARYMRDDPGIARFFGCMTLFVAFMLVVVLASDLLCLFIGWEGVGLCSYLLIGFWYDDAANTAAARKAFYMTRMGDVALLCGLLLLATATGGSLRIGTVLVAVANGQLAPSGVNMAALFILVAALAKSAQIPFQTWLPDAMAGPTPTSALIHAATMVTAGIYLIARLHDLFAMAVPVMALTAVLGALTLLMGACTALVQSDLKRILAWSTISQLGYMFLALGCGAWQAALFHLMTHAFFKALLFLTAGAIIMRAHHEQDIFRLGGLRHTMPGLTTAFVAGASSLAGLPLVTAGFYSKEMILSGVWPAHFNLTHGWTLSGPPLWGMALLGAFLTALYIFRCVFIVFCGKAGTGTAGRTSRLMSIPLGCLCVLSLCGGVIEMPDTLPSLHLLRALLDPTAVLSHAHQPGWLVLAGAGVPLAGLGVAWVLWGRSSPVMREIPGQAPVIRPGRTGRGMDALYHYVFVQPFCLLAWLTRLDILNHAVTGTGLLIQAASARMFRVRADFLGMLAIQATRLIRWAGHLPGLLHNGRVRWYAAWIAGGLCAGLAMAVLS
- a CDS encoding NuoM family protein; translation: MNPLPALVLLPLMGGVLAWVAGRMRHPVNPSTHHASWWVVLATLSVETLILVMVTFAHRAHAGPWLEHFSMPWIPAMGIAVRLDMDGLSLSLIWLSLILCFVCLFLATRQVTAHVGAFHFLFLATLAGIIGTFLATDLFVFFFFWELMLVPMFVLIAAWGHEDRQRAAMKFFMFTQGSGLLMLLSILGLVIAHDRQTGVLTFDIFALARTPLSPALSMLLMLGFFTAFAVKLPVVPVHVWLPDAHTQAPTAASVLLAGILLKTGGYGMIRFNVMLFPDAASHFAPIAMGLGVAGILYGAWLSCAQDDVKRLIAYSSISHMGFVLLGIFSGSAMGMQGAIMQMLAHGLGTAALFVIAGAIQDRLHTRDMNRIGGLWAAMPRLSGTGLFFAVASLGMPGLGNFTGEFLVLLATWHVSPATATLAAIGLVPAAIYALRMVNRIFLAAPRAGLPSLEDFPLRHMAVLACVMTFLIMLGLYPQLFRTFSAPSPLSVTASQEDHAP